The genome window ATATAAGCCAAGCGAGTGAAACTCATCATGCTGGTCACAGCAAACAGCAACTCTGAGATAAGCTGAGGATCCTCTTGGTGCCAGTGGTCACGTTCTGCAATAAATCGGCAAAGATGAGGCTCTAAGAGCTGCAACAAGCTTCAGATTACATTTTCAACAGCGACTGaagcattaattttaaaatgaaaatactgaagTTGTGTAACATAAATTAATGCAGGCTTTCTTTTCCAAGCTTTCATTCAGCAATGTGGCCAAAACGGTTAACTCAAATATTCTTAGTCATATCTGAACATAAACTGTTTCATTATAATGCTCTTTGAGGCACTCTTGTCAGTGTTGTACTCAGAGCCAGAGTAAATAGTGTTTAAGCTATTGAGCACACACTCAGTAATGTATGTCAATGCAGTTTAGTAgggtatgtgtgtgagtgcttCTGAATTGTTTCCAGAAAGGTCCAGGTCAACATTATTGGGAGATTTTGAAATTAAGGTTTTATTAGCATTGTATACTTCACAATGCACAATTTAGATAATGGTGTGACCTCACAGGGCATCTCACCTGTTTCTGTGAAGTAGGAGCATTCATTCACTCTATCTGGGAACTGGCAGAGGATGTAGCCTTTCAGCATGATCATCACCCTCAGAGTGAAAGAGGCCAGATACATACTAAGGACAGTCATGTCCATGATGTTCCACCAGTCACGCAAATAGTTTCGCAGGCCTTCAATCCATACTTCCTTACACTCAAACCAGAAAAAACCTGGAGGTTTTGCACAAGGAACATAATGACAATTGAACTGACATTTCTGGCAGTCTCTACGGCCAAAATATCAAAGCTCTATGTCAATGCTCCATAGTTAttaagaagaaaatgtaaaataacccACCAATCACCCAGACCATGTGGATGGAGTTGTGAAGAAGAGTCTGCTTACGCGAGGCAAACTCATTCCGATAGACCTCCATGGCAATAGATTCACCCAAAAGAATGATGATGAACCACATATAGGAGGCTGAGTGGAGCAAGAATTTGATGACGGGTATTTTCAGAGTCTTCCCAATCTAGGTgaaaaaaagaactgtgaaGTTCTGgtaaatgaaacattgaaaaaaatatttttaggagATTATTGATTTTCACCTTGGACTTTGGGGCAAGCCAGTAAATCAGGCAAAGAAACGGCATGGTTAGGAAGATCCCAGTAGATACCAGGAGTTTCCAGGCTGTGTTCCTGCCCCTCCAACCAGAAAGGTTACCACACCATATGCTGGACAGCACTTGCTGGCAAATGGGATGAGTCACAAACTGGGGGTTCAGAAGAAAATAGCAATGCTGATGAACATATTCTCATTTTGGTATTGCTTGTTGAATTGTCCTGACCACACATTGTTTTCAGTGCTGTAAGACCCTTGCATTGCAGGAGTGCAGGTAAAGAACGTGATCCTAGGGCACCTGCttaccagttacagtaaaaTGCAGTGTCCACAGACCCATGGAGAAAGGCCCAGACCTTTGCCTTTGAACAATACCTGTTTTTGGTTGTAGGTGACGGCAAGCCGGAGACGTGCCAGATTTGGAATACCCTCCTCGAAGGTCTGCTCGTCTAGCTCATCCTCACTGTCCTCATCATAGTTGTTTAGGATGGTGGTGACCTCACTTTGATTCCGGCACATTCCAAGTAGCTCCACTGCAAACTCTTGGCATAGCTGCTCCAGGCTTAGGTACTGGGGCTAACAAAGACATACAAGACAAGAAAACAAGTCTGAAAGATCCAATGCGCAAATCAACCAACATGGAACTTTAGCTGGTCACTGTTCAAACCGATAGACCAGATCGAAATAATGAGATTCTAAGAAGTGTGATGTTCCTTGGTTCCTTGGTAGGGCCTTCAAAAAGACAGAAGaatgaatcacattttcaaagctattttcaaatgtggtttttgtactgaaatctgttCTGACCTTGAACTCGGGCTCCTTCTTGGAGAGCTTACGCAACTCAGCAGAGAGGCGGAAGGCACTGAGCATGGCATCCTCTGAGGCGATAGAAAGGTAGGCACGACTGGCAATTCCCCGGTAGGTATTGATGCGTGACAGAGAGAACTTAAGGAGGTCATACTGGCGCCCATTGTGACACTCCAGGCAGGTGCAGGAGATGGTGTGTGGCCATGGGATGACATGGCCCTTGTTGGTCAGCATGGTGACAATCTCATACAGATCCTTTTGGCAGGCCAAGGTCAGCGGGGTCACACCAGGGGCAAACTGTGAGTCGTCGATCGAGTGGTCAAAGATTGCCAGTGAGAAAGAGCGAACATCTACCTTTTTGTTGCCCACACCCTTTTCCTGGTCTAGTCGGTCGAGAAGCCGCTTGACCACATGTGGCTGGTTTGTGTCCACCGCCACTAGCAGTGCCTCGTGAATCTGGCGGAAGTCAAACTTGACCCCCTGCAGAACAGCATCAATAGTGTCTTCGCTGCCGAGCCGGATGGCCAAGTTCAGCGCTTCCCTCCAAAGCCGGTCCTCCGAGTCATCCAGCTGCTGGAGGATGCCATCCCTGGTAATTAGCAGCTTGCTGATCAGCAACACATTCCCCTCTTCAATGGCAGCAATTAAGTCCGGGGGGAAACGCATCTTCTTGTTCGTTATCTCTCGCCATTGTTCTTGCTGTGAGAAAACTGAATTAGTTTCAAAGAAATAACCATATCACAACTGtttgattatttaaaatgtacaagatgactaatttatttacagctttctccacagcacagtggcacagcaagtagagctACTTTCCCACAGCGGCTGGGTGGTATgtgaaaatgtgggtttgatttcccctctcagtctgtgtgaagtttgcatgttgtatgggtttcctcccacagtccaaagacgtgttgtTCAGGTACACTGGTGACTTTAATTCACCTGTAGTGTTTGAGTGCCAGAGCATGTTTATCTGATGTATAGgtgtgtgacccagtgtatctagcattgtaaggggtggactgataacactacatagtgttcattacgagttgctttggagaaaactgtctgataaatgaagtaatgcTAACTATAACTATCCTGCAgcttaaatacatattttcaatCCACAAAGAGGATTTGAACATTTGAACAATTTTGATTAGCTGGCTTTCTTTTTACCTATTTCCTGTTCTAAAACACAGCCATTATGGTATCTTTATGGCTTGGTTTCAGTTATCATAATATACCTGGGTATGCCAAGTTTACAGAACAAAGTTGTAAAATAACCATCCTATTATGACTAATAGTTAACAGACACCACTCAGgcatatctatttatttatctatatCAGGAAATAATGAGCACTTTTCAGAACTTAAGCAGAGGGCACTTGCTGTAAGTGCCAGAAATGCAGTATAACAGTATCATTACATTAGTGGCAGTTTCAGTTCTTACCGTTAGGTTTTCCATGCTGATCCAGTGAGTAGGAAGAATGTCTGTTTTATCCGCTGATGTAGCAGTTTTCTTACATATTCATCACAATTCAgctttcagaaactttttttggAGTCCTTCGAGAAAGGCAAACTGACCTGTGTGCTGACACTTGACTGTGTGGTGACTCTACTCTTCTGTCTACCACAAATCTCCTTCTAGCGCTTTCCACATGAGTGTTAAATAAGAAGTCatgcataaataataacagACCCATTCGCTGAGGAATCAACTAATTAAGACACATGAGTTTCATACCCCATTAAGGTCATCAGAGGTTTctttcagtatttctttttcattgttcaTGTGGCTCACCGTGTCATTATTTGTACAGCTTTTTAGGGTTGTTTGGattgagttgttttttttgcagaaacaaattaatgatTGTTTGGATTATTTCAAAATAGTGAACATAGCAGCCTTATATGCACTATTTATGCTTTGATTTCATAAACTGTTCCAGAAACCAATTATCAGTTTTTGTTTAACTGAATCACAGATGGGTATTTTGTAGTTATTTTATAATGGGTTGTAATGTTACCTATATGGAGTCTACAGATCCATGCAACAGTAAACATAAGGttaaaacagtataaaatgaATCGGTAACCCTCGAGGAACTTCAAATTGAAACcaggtgtgctgctgctgtcccaTGGGTTTTTAGACAATATGTTTTAATGAGCACATAATTTACCCCTTAACACTGGGAGTTAATATCcaaataatttgtaaaaacCAATTAAAAGCTGAGCTGTTGCCAAAAAACAAGCATTCTTGGTGGTCCTTCAGGATGAGTTGGCCACCTCTGTAGTAATTGCTATCACCTGATGTTTGCCAGTCTCTGTTCCTCATACCTGATTTTTCTGGGAAGGCAATTACTTGCTAGACTCATAGTTCAACTGTCCAAAAACTTCTTTGAGAGAATCAGATTTTTTACAGGAAATTTTCTACAGGATTTTTAAACACAGCAAGACTTTTCTAGTATTTAGTGCCATACACTTTGTACCATTCCCACTAGGTGGAAGCAGAAGCCAATGGTGAAAATTTAAAGCCGAGAAAGTTGGACATCTGCAAACGAACAACAACAATAGCTTGGAATTAACTGCCAAATTTGTTCAAACATACACTCCTTTAAAAGCACAGATTTAATTATCTCAATATGTTGACTGTTCCAGTCTGTTCCAAGACTTAGCGTCCAGAGCAATGCAGCGGTAGCCGAGACGGCATAGTtcgaaagaatggagtccctgttcgaTGTGTTccatcctgaatgtatcgtctgacggtacacacctgtgtgttgtgtatcattatttaatatgtattgcttagctgcacctgctgacatgattgtggaacatttcatttgctcgaaatgcGTGACAAAATAATGACTCGGTGCGGAAGATCTGCGATTTAGAAGAACGCGTTAAGAATTTGACGGGTGGTGATGCCAAcgagttggttggactcggtgtgtcccgatgccttCATAGTGTCGAACTCAAcgtcgacacttacaggccccagtacagctaatgagaagccaGGTACCCCGGAGCGCTCTCACAGCAACTGGGTTACTGTTTGGAGTAAGTCGAATAAAGCAAAGCCTAAACCACTGGTTCCTGGCTGGTTTGGGTTCTCCCATCCAAACCAAAATCGATATttggctctaagcagttcacataatattaataataataataataataataatagtaataatgtgcttattttgggggattcggctgTCCAAAATGTGGTTTGAGGGTCTGGGAATCGAAGTGcaaaggtgaagtgtttcccatgAGCACATGTGTCCGACATGGAGgcctcgtgtcagttctctggccgataatgctGTGTCGActatggtgcatgttggtggtaatgatattcgttaccagcagtctgaggtgttaaagagctgcTTTattttgagtcccgcttggggtgccttgcgacggactggcgtcccgtcctgggtgtgtcccctccccctccggccttatgccctgtgttgccgggtaggctccggttccccgcgaccccgtatgggacaagcggttcagaaagtgtgtgtgtgtgtgtgtgtgtgtgtgtatttatttttatttttatagagcactgttctcatgcagtgacacagaacgctttaacacaggcatacagcaaaaaaaattgatacaaacaaagaagacagtcacctaatggctaccataatgaagaacttattatagagctataaatatACCTACTGGTCACcagggaaaggagcaaaaactcccaactgaaggttgagggagaaaaaacctctgggggtccacgggccagtggttgcccacccctcctgggctttctagaaagtaacaatttgtaagccagtgtgtaacaagtaattataatgttggtaaatggcatcttgaaTCCCCaactcagcatggaacatctcgtccattatggcagttggtcatcatcctcagtcagcacgggatttgtctgtcaccaccggctggcctcctcaaagccttatgtagcgaggcagttctcaacaagaagaaagaacagagttagtaatttgtaactgaaatcaatttaaaatgc of Scleropages formosus chromosome 10, fSclFor1.1, whole genome shotgun sequence contains these proteins:
- the trpc2a gene encoding short transient receptor potential channel 2, with translation MENLTQEQWREITNKKMRFPPDLIAAIEEGNVLLISKLLITRDGILQQLDDSEDRLWREALNLAIRLGSEDTIDAVLQGVKFDFRQIHEALLVAVDTNQPHVVKRLLDRLDQEKGVGNKKVDVRSFSLAIFDHSIDDSQFAPGVTPLTLACQKDLYEIVTMLTNKGHVIPWPHTISCTCLECHNGRQYDLLKFSLSRINTYRGIASRAYLSIASEDAMLSAFRLSAELRKLSKKEPEFKPQYLSLEQLCQEFAVELLGMCRNQSEVTTILNNYDEDSEDELDEQTFEEGIPNLARLRLAVTYNQKQFVTHPICQQVLSSIWCGNLSGWRGRNTAWKLLVSTGIFLTMPFLCLIYWLAPKSKIGKTLKIPVIKFLLHSASYMWFIIILLGESIAMEVYRNEFASRKQTLLHNSIHMVWVIGFFWFECKEVWIEGLRNYLRDWWNIMDMTVLSMYLASFTLRVMIMLKGYILCQFPDRVNECSYFTETERDHWHQEDPQLISELLFAVTSMMSFTRLAYILPAHESLGTLQISIGKMIDDMMRFMFILMIIGTAFLCGVNNVYVPYINTPYLGRFNETFRFLFWTMFGVVNQGYVDMPEYLLAEFVGRILYGIYTLIIVIVLLNMLIAMITNSFQKIEDDADVEWKFARSKLYLSYFREGLTMPVPFNIIPSPKSLVYLLRGIVKQLCCCCNVSKPPDYPPIASMSNLNRNGKLEESRVPYRLQVIKALVQRYIEAARREFEETKRKDVGNRITELSKTVGRLHSEMKYIHKSLQTTATKTEEDDILRKYIAGAKNNFKGFDNKAAMGLNIDCSVERRDIGEIQQREDTEEEGSPEPHETFSPAHSESSVDTGLGSQREEEIQPPECAVNISE